Part of the Sandaracinaceae bacterium genome, GTAGAGCTCGGAGAGCGCATCCACCACGTCGGCGGACTCGCCGTAGGTCTCGCTGACCTCTTTCCAAGTCGCGATGGCGTCTGCGGGCGCGTCCAAGTGGGTGGCCTGGATGTCTGCGATCCGCACGAGGTCCTGGCGCTGTTGCCAGCCCGTGCCACCTGCGCTCCGGCGGCGCAGCGCGGACACCAGCTCGGGCCAACGCTCCTGCGCCGACAGGACGTCCACGATGGCTGCGAGCGCCTGGGCGTCCGACGGATCGAGCGCCAGCGCCGCTTCGTACGCCCGCAGCGCGCGGTCGGGCGCCCCCTGCGTCTCCGCGACCCTGGCGACCTCGCCCCACACCTTCCGCTGGGCAGCGGGTTCGGTCTCGAGGCCGGCCAGGCGCTCCAGTGCGGTCAGGTGTTCCTCGTCACGTCCCGCGAGCGCGTACAGCGCGCTGAGGTTGCGCGCGCAGGTGAGCGCCGTGGACGGCTCGAGGGCGGGCTCGACCAGCACCGCCTCCAGCAGCGCGGTCGCACCGCCCACGTCTCCTGCCGCGCGCAGCAGCTCTGCCGACTCGACGCGCAGCGCGGTGCGGAGGGTGGCGTCCTCCGTACTCTCGGCCACCTCGGACAACACGGCGACTACGCGCGGCACGGCGCCGAGCTGCTCGCCGAACGCGCGCAGCTTCTCGCGCGCGACCGCGTCCTTGGGGGCCAGCAGGACGGCGTCGGCGTAGTGAGCGAGTGCCTCGTCGTTCCGCCCCTGCGCCTCTAGCCTCTGGCCCGCCTCCTTGTGCAACGCTGCGCGGTCGTCTTCGGCGGCGAGCGCGAGAGCCAGGTCCAGGGTGCGCACGACGTCCGCGGTGAGCCCTTCGGCCGTGTAGTGGTCCTTCAGGCTCTGGAGCGCCTCGCGGCGAACCTCGGTGTCCCCGGAGTCGTCGGCGACGACGCGCTCGAGCGTCGCGACGGCAGGGCTGGCGTCCGACGGTTCGTCCGCGAGCAGCGCCTTGATCTCGCGCAGGGCGCCGGCGGCGTCGGCCAGCTTGTCGAGGTAGGTGCTCGCAATACGCATGCGCAGCGCGTGAGCGTCGTCCCGGGTACGAGCCGAAAGGGTGGCGCGCCAGAACTCGATCAGGTCCGCCCAGCGCTCCGCGCGCTCCAGCAGGCGCTCGAGGTTCGCGGCGACGCCCGCGTCGTCGGGCCGGAGGGCACGCAGCTGCCGCAAGAAGTCCACCGCCCGATCGGAGCGGCCGGCGAAGTCCTTCGCGGTCTGCGCGGCCTCCTCCAACAGCACCGCCTTACGGTCGTCACCGCTGGCGGCGATGGCGCGGTCGTACAAGGTGAACAGCTCATCCCAGCGCTCCGCGCCCGTGTAGATGACCGTCAGCCGCTGGAACGCCCAATCCGAAGCGTCGGGGTCGACGACCATGGCGCGCTCGAGCACCTCGATGATCTGGGGCGCGTCCTCCCCGAACCACTCCTCGTGGAAGTTGAGCGCGCGCTGCGCGAGCGGCCCCCCAACGGCGGCGCTCGTGACCTCGTTGAGCGCAGCGCGGTAGAGGGCGCTCACGTCGTCTGGGCGCTGCGTCGCGCCGGCCCAGTCCTCGAGGGTGTCCCAGGCGGCGTCGTCCGACGGGTTCGCACGCGCGGCCACGCTGGCCTCGACGAAAGTGGGGTCGTTGCTGGCTGATTCGTCGAACGTCTCTTCAGTCGCCATGAGTCCTCTTCGGGGCACGCGCAGTCGCTTGGGGGGACGTGATGGTACCAACGTCGAAACAAAACCGAACTGCAAATTACGAAGCGCTCATCCCGCAACGCGCGTTCAGTGCTTGGCTCACCGTCGACGACGGGCGCTTCATTTCTGCTAGAAGGCGGTGCATGAACCTCACGGACCTGAAGATCATCGTCACCGGCGCCGCCCGGGGAATGGGCGCGCACTTCGCGCGACGCTTGCACGAGCTAGGGGCGCAGGTCGCCGCTGGCGACGTGGACGAAGCCGGCCTCGCCGAGCTCCCCGAGGGCGTCCACCGGCGACGCCTCGACGTCTCGAGCGACGCAGACGTCGCAGCGTTCGTCGCCTGGGCCGCGGAGTCCATGGGCGGTGTCAACGCGCTCGTCAACAACGCGGGCATCATCCGCGACGCGCTGCTCGTCCGAAAGAACCGCGAGGGCGTGGTCGAGCGCATGTCCCGCAAAGACTGGGACAGTGTCCTGGCGGTCAACCTCAGCGGCGCGACGATGATGGCCCAGGAGGTCGTGGCGTACATGCTGGAGCACGACGTCACGCCGGGCGTGATCGTCAACATCTCGTCCATCGCGCGACATGGCAGCCGCGGGCAGAGCAACTACGTGGCCGCCAAGGCCGCGCTGGCGGCGAACACGAGCACCTGGATGCGCGAGTTCTCTCGCTACGGCATCCGCGTGGGCGCCGTCGCCCCCGGCCTGATCGAGACGCCCATGACGGCCGGCATGAACGAGAAGGCGCTCGAACGCCTGCGCGCCGCGGTACCGCTCGGGCGCATCGGGAAGCCAGAGGACATCTTCATGGCGGTGAAGTTCATCCTCGAGTGTGACTTCTTCACCGGCCAAACCATCGACGTGGACGGCGGCGGCGTCATGGGGTGAGGTGAGGCACGCTCGGGTGCCCGGGCGCGTCCGACCAGGAGGACGGCAGCCCTCACCGCAAGCGGGCGCGTGGGCTCAATGCGTGGACAGCGCCGCCGCGTCGTCCGGGCGCGCCAGCACCTGGTAGCAGGCGGACAGCGTCTTCAACGCGGCCGCCTCGCCGCGGGCGTCGGCGTCGGCCCTGGCCGCCTGCAAGGCGCGCAGCGACTCTCGCACCGCCGCCTTGGTGTCGCCCTCCTGCAGCAGCAAGAGCGCGTGGGTCAGCGCCGCGCGAGCGCGCTCGCCCGGCCGGTCCCCGCCGCCGCGTTGCAGCATGTGCTCGTACGCCACACGCGCTGCATCCGTCGTGCCCCGCAGGACGGCCAGGGCCACCCGCATGCGATCGGCTGCGACCAGGCTGCGGCCCTGAGCGATGCCCATCTCCACGTACCGCTCCGCGCGCTCGTAGTCGCGCGCCTGGATGGCGTCGATGGCCCGCACCGTCGCGGCCGCGCCGACCACCGTGCTGACCTCCATGCTCTCGCCCGCGAACGACGTTCGCGCTGGGTTCGCCTCGCGCTCGCGGCGTTTGATGGTCTGGGAGACGTGCGCGGCCACCCGCCGCGTGTCGTCGTCCGGCAGGAATTGCACCGCCGCAGCCGCAAGGCGCAGCGCACCGCGTAGGTGCTGGGTGTCCGCCGCGGCGACGGCCGCGGTCAGGAGCCCACGCGCGCCAGCCTCCACGTCGCCGCCCTCCGCTTGGAAGTAGGCGAGGCTCACGCCAGCGAAGACGCCCGCGCGCACACCCGCGGCAGCCTCGGCGGCGAACCGGTACAGCTCCGCGCGTCGCGCGGGCGGCATGGCACCGAGGACCACGTGGCGCAGCTGCTCCGAGGTAGTACGCCACTCGGTCCGGCGCTCGAGCAACCAGGCCGCTGCGAGGTCGGCGACCGCACCCTCCAGCTCATCGGCCGCGACGCCGTCGAGCGCGACGATGGCCGCGAGCGCCCGGTCTCCCGCCCCCTGCGGCAGCAACGAGACCGTCTCGAGCACGCGGTACGCCGTGGGGTCGACGCTGCGGAGGCGGTCGGCGAGGAGCCGCTCCAGGGGCACGGCCCCGTCCACCGTCGGCGGTGACAGCCGGAAACGGAAGCGACCACGCTCGTGGATCAGGTCGCCGGCCGCGACCAGCGAGCGGGCAGCCTCGATGACCCCGAGCGGCGTGTCCCCGCCGATGGCGGCCACGCGCGCCGCGAGCCCACTCCCCTCGGGCTCGCCGAGCACCTGCGCCGCCAGCGTGCGAGCCAGAGACGGGCTGAACCGCGGCAACGTGGACTCGATCACGCCTCGGGCGGAGATCGCGGCGGGGACGCGGCCCTCCTCGGACAGCCGCACGACGACCACGGCGGCGGCGCCGGGCTGGTCGATGGCCTCGTTCAACAGCTTCACCGTGGAAGGGTCGATGCCGCCCACCGGATCGAGGAGGATGACCGGCTTGCCCCCCTCTGCGCCAACCAGCGCGAGCATGCGGCCGAAGAGGGTGGTGGCGTCGACGAGGCTGACGACCTCACCCTCGGTGAGGGCCCGGAGCGCCTCTCGGTCCACGGGCGTCAGACCCGCGAAACGCGAGAGGACGGCGTCTCCCGTACCGAACGCGTGCAGCAGGGCGTAGCGGAGACTGCCGAGCGGCTCGAGCCCTCCCGGCACTCCCGAAACGTGCAGAGAGAGAGGAGCCGACAGCGCTTCGATCAGCCGCGCGCACAGCCGTCGCGCGCCAGCGCCG contains:
- a CDS encoding SDR family oxidoreductase, with translation MNLTDLKIIVTGAARGMGAHFARRLHELGAQVAAGDVDEAGLAELPEGVHRRRLDVSSDADVAAFVAWAAESMGGVNALVNNAGIIRDALLVRKNREGVVERMSRKDWDSVLAVNLSGATMMAQEVVAYMLEHDVTPGVIVNISSIARHGSRGQSNYVAAKAALAANTSTWMREFSRYGIRVGAVAPGLIETPMTAGMNEKALERLRAAVPLGRIGKPEDIFMAVKFILECDFFTGQTIDVDGGGVMG